In Oncorhynchus clarkii lewisi isolate Uvic-CL-2024 chromosome 16, UVic_Ocla_1.0, whole genome shotgun sequence, one genomic interval encodes:
- the LOC139368761 gene encoding DNA primase small subunit — translation MNHNCGCQPPINPTEEEEEEGNSGQLSEFRARSNVKQRTAGTFSYQHFRLNQYICITSEMTTADYDQASLPDLLPLYYRRLFPFSQYHRWLNYGGVTKNYFQNREFSFTLKDDIYVRYQSFSTQNELEKEMQKMNPYKIDIGAVYSHRPNQHNTVKSGSFQALEKELVFDIDMTDYDDVRSCCSGADICPKCWTLMTIAIRILDRALRDDFGFRHCLWVYSGRRGVHCWVCDEAARKLSVAARSAVAEYLSLVKGGDETVRKVVLSDPIHPFITESLTVVEHYFSQYALLGQDILGSKEAVDKVLALLPEDVRKKLLQYFQTEKNPVMRWDTLRSMAQDKRTTAKKGHYFEMEIMLQYCYPRLDVNVSKGVNHLLKSPFSVHPKTGRISVPIDLRELDRFDPFEVPTISLICEELDQPKTEEEQEDTMENENKKEAGERRKMRDYKRTSLAKYVKLFDNFLEGMAHSRKGEVLKNSDLQKDF, via the exons ATGAACCATAATTGtggatgccaaccgccgataaaccccaccgaagaagaagaagaagaaggaaatTCCGGTCAACTTTCAGAGTTTCGCGCGCGTTCGAATGTCAAACAAAGAACTGCGGGTACATTCAGCTATCAACATTTTCGATTAAATCAATACATTTGCATAACTTCAGAAATGACAACTGCTGATTACGACCAGGCTTCTCTACCGGACTTATTGCCTCTGTACTACCGCCGACTTTTCCCTTTCTCTCAATACCACCGGTGGCTGAACTATGGAGGAG TGACAAAGAACTACTTCCAGAATCGAGAGTTCTCCTTCACGTTGAAGGATGACATCTACGTACGATATCAGTCGTTCAGCACACAGAACGAGCTGGAGAAGGAGATGCAGAAGATGAACCCGTACAAGATTGACATTGGAGCAGTCTACAGTCACAGG CCCAATCAGCACAACACAGTCAAGTCTGGATCCTTCCAGGCTCTGGAGAAGGAGCTGGTGTTTGATATTGATATGACAGACTATGATGACGTCAGAAGCTGTTGCAG TGGTGCAGACATCTGCCCAAAGTGCTGGACTCTGATGACCATTGCCATCCGTATATTGGACCGAGCCCTTCGAG ATGACTTCGGTTTCCGGCACTGCCTGTGGGTGTACTCTGGCAGGAGAGGGGTGCATTGCTGGGTGTGTGACGAGGCCGCCCGGAAGCTCTCTGTGGCGGCACGCTCTGCTGTGGCTGAGTACTTGAGTCTGGTCAAG GGTGGAGATGAGACGGTGAGGAAAGTTGTGCTGTCAGACCCAATTCATCCATTCATCAC GGAATCCCTGACTGTGGTGGAGCACTACTTCTCCCAGTACGCTCTGCTGGGACAGGACATACTGGGTAGCAAAGAGGCTGTAGACAAAGTGCTGGCTCTTTTACCTGAAG ATGTCAGAAAGAAGCTGCTGCAGTACTTCCAGACTGAAAAGAACCCTGTGATGCGCTGGGATACACTCAGAAGTATGGCCCAAGACAAACGC ACGACTGCCAAGAAGGGCCACTACTTTGAGATGGAGATCATGCTTCAGTACTGTTACCCTCGGCTGGATGTTAACGTCAGTAAAGGAGTCAACCACTTGCTGAAGAGCCCCTTCAGCGTCCATCCCAAAACAG GGCGCATCTCTGTTCCTATTGACCTGAGAGAACTGGATCGCTTTGACCCCTTTGAAGTGCCCACTATCAG TCTGATCTGTGAGGAGCTGGATCAGCCCAAGActgaagaggagcaggaggacacCATGGAGAATGAGAATAAAAAAGAAGCAGGAGAGCGGCGGAAGATGAGAG ATTACAAACGAACAAGCTTGGCAAAGTATGTGAAACTGTTTGATAATTTCTTGGAGGGGATGGCTCACTCAAGGAAAGGGGAGGTTCTTAAAAACAGTG ATCTTCAAAAGGACTTCTAA